In Alphaproteobacteria bacterium, the DNA window GCTAAAGAACAAGTAATCGAAATTTTGCTCGAAAAAGCAGATTTGGCTGCTTTAGAAACCTTGCAAAGCAAAGTTAAAAAAGAGCGCGTGGCATCGGCCGCCAAATCAATTATTTCAGAAATCACCATCCCTCTTAATTCTGCGCAGCAAGATTTGCTACAAACGCAGGTTATTGATGAAATATTGGGATTTGGTCCTCTTGAGTCGCTCATGGCCGACCATAATGTGTCGGATATCATGATCAATGGCCCGCATAAAATCTATCTTGAAAAAGAGGGCAAACTTGCCCCATGTGACGTGACATTCACAAGCGAAAAGCATCTTTTAAATGTTATTCAAAAAATTGTTTCCACCACCGGCCGCCGCGTAGATGAAACCAGTCCTATGGTGGATGCGCGTATGCCTGATGGTTCACGTTTTAACGCGATTATTCCTCCGTTGGCACTGGATGGAAGCTTAGTTTCAATTCGTAAATTCAAGCCATCCAAAATGCCACTGAGCCAATATCTCGATTACGGCTCTATGAGCCCTGAAATGTGCCAGTTTTTGGAAATTGCGGGTAACATTCGCCTAAATATTATTATTTCCGGCGGTACTGGCTCCGGAAAAACAACCATGCTTAACGCACTTTCCGGGCATATTGATGAAGGCGAACGGGTTATTACCATTGAGGATGCTGCCGAATTGCAAATGCACCAGCCCCATGTGTTGCGGCTGGAAACTCGCCCTTCCAACTCTGAAGGCACCGGTGAAATTACCCAGCGCCAATTGGTTAAAAACGCGCTGCGTATGCGCCCCGACCGTATTATTCTGGGAGAGATTCGCGGCGATGAAGTGTTGGACGTGCTTGCCGCAATGAACACTGGCCATGAAGGCTCTATGGCGACTATTCACGCCAATAACCCCCGCGACTGCCTGTCACGTATCGAAAATCTGGTAGGGCTTGCTGGAGTGACAATTCCGCTTTCAGCCATGCGTAAACAAATCGAAAGCGCACTCAACCTGATTGTACAGGTGTCACGTATGCGCGATGGTGCGCGTCGCGTTACACATATTGAAGAAATCGTGGGAATGGAGGGTGATACGATTACCACCCAGACCCTATTTGGCTATAAACCTGGCCCTATGGATGAGCATGGGAGAATTCAGGGCAATTATTATTGCACCGGCATTCGTCCTCGCTTCTTCGATCAGGCTGCATACTTTAACCGAGACCGTGAACTTGCGGCCTGTATAAAGCCGAAGGGGCAATAGGCGTATTATGTCTGATCAACTGCTCTGGGCATTATTATTTGGTATTGGCGTATTTGTTGCCGTTGTCTTTATCAGCCGCCAGATTGGTGGCGACAAGGCCGCAAACAAGCACAACAAACGCATCATTAATCAGCTTTATGAAGAGCAGGAAGAACGCTCCCGTCAGGATGCCGCAGATAATCGCAATATTCTAAAGGCTGATTCAGGTAGCGCGGGGCGTTTACTCCTATCATTACCTAATGGCGAAGCGATATATTCTCTCGTATTCAAAGCAGGCTTAGGTAATAGTGTCAGCGGCTTTTTAATAGCGTGTGTAGGGTTATTCATAGCGCTAATCGTGCTTTTAGGCAAAATATTTGGTGGATTATATGCATTTCCTATCGCAATTATCCTTACCATTTTATTACCCCGATGGTATCTGAAGCGCAAAATTAACAAGCGCAATGATGCATTTATCAATATGTTTCCGGATGCGGTAGACATGATTGTGCGAAGCGTAAAATCAGGACATCCGTTAAATACGGCGCTACGCATGATTGCAGAAAACATGGACCCACCGGTTAAAACCGAGTTTAAACAACTGGTAGACGAAATTGCCTTTGGTCGCTCTACGGTCGATGCATTGCAACGTATGGCTCACCGTGTAGATGAGCCAGACCTGCAGTTTTTTGTAGTTATTCTCTCCGTCCAGCAAGAAACCGGCGGTAATTTGGCAGAAGTACTGAGCAATCTTTCTGGTATTGTGCGTAAACGTAAACAATTACGCCTGAAAATCAAAGCGATGACCTCTGAAGGACGTGCCACAGCATATATTTTGGGAGCATTACCTTTCGTGGTATTCGGTGCCATTCACGTCACCAGCCCCGACTATCTTTTACCGCTGTTTAACGATCCTTTGGGGCAGATGATCTTAGGTGGATCGCTAGGTTTGGTCGCACTTGCAGCCTTCATCGTATATAACATGCTACAGATTGATATATGATATGCTAGATTTTTTGCTTCCAGTATTATTTACATTCCTTGTTTTCATCATCCTGTTATATATTATTAACCGAACAGGAGATGATGAAAATGTGCAGTCGCGCTTGGAGCGCATGGCTGAAGATACCGGGTACACGCAAAATGAAACCTCTTATAGTGATGGCATTAACCCTGAAACATCGTTTTTAGATAGTGAAGATAAAAAATCCGGCTTGGCTATATTGGGTGAAAGCTTCATCACCATGATGGGTAAAAACCCACAAAATGTTCAAAAAGACATGCAGCTGCGATTTATCCAAGCTGGCGTGTATTCCCCTAACGCGCTGGGGTATTACTATTTATTTAAAGTTATTGCATTCCCAATTGCATTGGTAATCGCATTTTTACTAATCTCTACTTATGCAGAAGGCATGATGCGGCTGCTAAAAGTCATAGCCGCACTCGCTTTGGTGTTTATTGCATGGTTTGGCCCCTCTATTTATCTGACCAACAAAAAGCAAAAGCGTCAAAAAACCTTACAGCGCTCTTTTCCTGACACGCTCGATTTGATTTTAGTTTGCGTAGAATCAGGCTTGGCGCTCGACGCTGCTTTAGCACGGGTATGCCGCGAATTAGGTCGCGCCCATCCAGAAATCACTAAAGAGCTAAACCGTACACGGATGGAGCTTACATTGCTTTCGGATCGTAGCATTGCCTTGCAAAACCTTGCGGAGCGCACGGATCTTGTGGCATTTCGCTCGCTCGTAGCAGCGCTGATGCAAACCGAGAAGTTCGGCACCAGCCTTACTGAAACCTTACGTGTGCTGTCAGACGATTATCGTAATACCCGCCTTATGATAGCAGAAAATAAGGCAGGTAAACTGCCAGCTATGATGACGGTGCCGATGATCTTGCTTATGATGCCCGCCTTTATGATGATTATTCTAGGCCCTGCTATCGTCCAATTCATGAAAGCTTGGTCGGATACGGGAATAGATTAATATAGCGGCTTTACGCTCTTTGTGACTTAATCACGCTTTTTTAATCCAATGAATTTGAAGGCTATGGTCAGCGTGAAACCCGCTTCGTTTTCTATTGTATCTGATTTTGAGCCTGCTGGGGATCAGCCGCAGGCTATTGCAAAACTCGTAGATGGCTTGCAAAACGACAAGCCCGATCAGGTTTTACTAGGCGTCACCGGTTCGGGCAAAACCTTTACCATGGCGCATATAATCGAGACATTGCAGCGCCCCGCCATTATTATGGCACATAACAAAACCCTTGCCGCGCAGCTTTACAGCGAAATGAAAGATTTTTTTCCCAATAATGCGGTAGAATATTTTGTATCTTATTACGATTATTATCAGCCCGAAGCCTATATTGCCAAAACCGACACATTTATTGAAAAAGACTCCTCTATCAATGAGCAAATTGACCGAATGCGACATTCTGCCACGCGGGCATTATTGGAGCGCAACGATGTAATTGTGGTGTCATCTGTGTCATGCATCTATGGCATTGGCTCGGTAGAGACCTACTCCGCCATGACCATAGAACTTGCTACAGGTGGAAAGATTGATCGCTCCGACCTTATACGCCGCCTCATAGAGGTGCAGTTTAAACGTAATGATATGGACTTTCATCGCGGTACTTTTCGTGTACGCGGCGATAGCGTGGATATTTTTCCCACCCACTATGAAGACCGAGCGTGGCGGCTATCGATGTTTGGCGATGAAATTGAAAG includes these proteins:
- a CDS encoding CpaF family protein, with product MFGKKPSQPANPAAPVQGQPPQQHGKPNPNPANPAPAGSHNPPAIPPSGHPGAENLPATVPQQQVAPQAQQTDLSQQQRTNVSQSAAGPGSAQQKAAVKKDDKIHRYTDQNLETAEYKKAKEQVIEILLEKADLAALETLQSKVKKERVASAAKSIISEITIPLNSAQQDLLQTQVIDEILGFGPLESLMADHNVSDIMINGPHKIYLEKEGKLAPCDVTFTSEKHLLNVIQKIVSTTGRRVDETSPMVDARMPDGSRFNAIIPPLALDGSLVSIRKFKPSKMPLSQYLDYGSMSPEMCQFLEIAGNIRLNIIISGGTGSGKTTMLNALSGHIDEGERVITIEDAAELQMHQPHVLRLETRPSNSEGTGEITQRQLVKNALRMRPDRIILGEIRGDEVLDVLAAMNTGHEGSMATIHANNPRDCLSRIENLVGLAGVTIPLSAMRKQIESALNLIVQVSRMRDGARRVTHIEEIVGMEGDTITTQTLFGYKPGPMDEHGRIQGNYYCTGIRPRFFDQAAYFNRDRELAACIKPKGQ
- a CDS encoding type II secretion system F family protein, with the protein product MAEDTGYTQNETSYSDGINPETSFLDSEDKKSGLAILGESFITMMGKNPQNVQKDMQLRFIQAGVYSPNALGYYYLFKVIAFPIALVIAFLLISTYAEGMMRLLKVIAALALVFIAWFGPSIYLTNKKQKRQKTLQRSFPDTLDLILVCVESGLALDAALARVCRELGRAHPEITKELNRTRMELTLLSDRSIALQNLAERTDLVAFRSLVAALMQTEKFGTSLTETLRVLSDDYRNTRLMIAENKAGKLPAMMTVPMILLMMPAFMMIILGPAIVQFMKAWSDTGID
- a CDS encoding type II secretion system F family protein, with translation MSDQLLWALLFGIGVFVAVVFISRQIGGDKAANKHNKRIINQLYEEQEERSRQDAADNRNILKADSGSAGRLLLSLPNGEAIYSLVFKAGLGNSVSGFLIACVGLFIALIVLLGKIFGGLYAFPIAIILTILLPRWYLKRKINKRNDAFINMFPDAVDMIVRSVKSGHPLNTALRMIAENMDPPVKTEFKQLVDEIAFGRSTVDALQRMAHRVDEPDLQFFVVILSVQQETGGNLAEVLSNLSGIVRKRKQLRLKIKAMTSEGRATAYILGALPFVVFGAIHVTSPDYLLPLFNDPLGQMILGGSLGLVALAAFIVYNMLQIDI